Sequence from the Mycoplasma cottewii genome:
TTTGATGCGTGATAAACTGCAATTAATTCATTATTTTTATTTCTAACACTAGATCCAGATGCTCCTCCAGCAGGAGAATAAAATCTTGGCATTAATTCCAATCCAAAGTTGAAATATTGTTTTGTTTTTCCATCTAAAGTAAGTGTGTAAAGTTCATTTCCTACTCTATGAGCTGCTAAAAATGCATCAGTTAATCCTGGTTTATTTGTAAACGAACGATAACCAATTTGATATGATAAGAAATTACCTCTTGATAATTCTTCTTCTGAATAACGACCGCTGGATCCTTCTTGTTTAGAAACTGAATCAAAATATTTACTATCAGAATTTGTTCAAAGTGAAAAATCATTTTTCTTTTCACTTATTTGATCATCATCTAAATGTTGTCTTAAATAATAATCACTTTCTGAAGTTGGATATCCTAAAACATAGATATTTTCTAATTTATTAAGTTTTTCTTTATCGTTTCTATCTTTAACTAAAATAGGTCTATCAACTTTTTCATAGTCTGTTAAATATGAATCGGACTTAAATTTAATATAATTCCCTTTTGTTGCATAATTGTTTGTAATTATTGCCGATAGTTTTTTGGCATCTAAAGTTTTATATTGATCAATTTCTTTTCTAGCACTAAATGCAGTGAAATGACTATTATTTAATAAACTATTAAAATCAAATTCAACTACTGCAAAATCTGCAAAAAATCCTGCATCTTTGTATTTTTCTGCTTGTTGTTTAACTAAATAATCAGCTGGTTTTTTATCAATAAAATCTGTTGCATGGAAAATTGCTGATACAGAATTTCTATTTTGATCATTTATTTCAAAAGTAAAAGTTTCAAAGTTTGGATCAAAAGAATTTAATTTAAGAGTTTGACCAACTTGTACAGAATCTTTAATTCTAGTAATTGATACTCTTGTTAAATTATCTGTTATAGCTTTTGCAACGTGAGAGTTTGTTCCAAAATAAAATGTTGTTGGACTATTGGTATTATCTAATTGATAATCCATTATTCACATTGTTCCAGATTCATTAGCAAATTCTTTACCATCATCTCTTTTTTTAATTAGTTTATCTAATTCATCTTTTTGTAATTTGATTAATGAAATTTTTGTGTGAGCAAGTATTTCATTTTTTTCTTTTTCAAGTTTATTTTTTAGATCTTGTAGTTCTTTTTGTTTTTCTGCTATTCTTGCTTTTTCTTTACTATCTATAGAATTAATTTCTTGTTGTAATTTTTGAATTTCAAAATTATATTGAAGTTCTAGTTTTCTAACTTCACCGTTTATAAAATCGTTAAGTTTATCATCATCTCAAGAACGAATTATTTCTATATTTTTCTTTAAGTTTGCAATCTCAACACTAAAATCTTTTTTATATGTAAATTTAACTTGAAATGTTTGTTCAGCCATTGTTTTATAAGTTTGATTTATTAATGTTCTAGCTAAACCGTGTGATTTAACATGATCTGAACCAAGTGAATCAGTAAAAGAAGGTCCTTTATTAACTTCAGATCGATCATTAATTTTTAATTTCTTTTTATTGCCTTCGAAAACAGGAAGTGTGAATCCTTTTAATGCTGAATTGTAATAGCTATCAAAACTAACTTCTTCAGCTAATTTATTAAATTCTTCGATTTGTTCATCTGATAAATCTAAACCAAACTCTTTTTTAATATCAACATTTTTACTTAAACCTTGAGTATACATAGATTCAAGTATTTTTATGTATTTTTCATTATCAATATTAAAGCGTTGTTTTTGATCTGCTTTATCATATTTTTTTAATTCTTCTCTTCCACCAAAAGAAGCGGTGGGATCTGTTTCTTGTCTATTGTTGTGATCAAATCCACTGTTTCTCATTAAACCTGTTAGAAGCATTTTTTTATTTTGAGATTTATTTTCTTTTCTATTTAAAAATTCAATAAATATAGTAACTTCACCTTTTGTATTTGAAATGTTTGTTGAAGCATTTTTTTCTGTTTTTGCACTTTTAACAGAAACGACTATGTTTTCATTATACTTAGCTTCTTTAAAAGTAATTTTTAAACTTGATGGACTTTCTTCAACTTCACTAGGAAGTGTTTGTGATAAAGTTTTTTCTGATCCAAATTTTGTTTTAAAACTAATATCAGTAACTTCTTTTAATTTTTGTTCTGAATTTATTGAATTTATAAA
This genomic interval carries:
- the mip gene encoding Ig-specific serine endopeptidase MIP; the encoded protein is MKLLNKLLVLTGVSSVVVPSLLVVSCNKVVDSSVNSELTNEQINDFINSINSEQKLKEVTDISFKTKFGSEKTLSQTLPSEVEESPSSLKITFKEAKYNENIVVSVKSAKTEKNASTNISNTKGEVTIFIEFLNRKENKSQNKKMLLTGLMRNSGFDHNNRQETDPTASFGGREELKKYDKADQKQRFNIDNEKYIKILESMYTQGLSKNVDIKKEFGLDLSDEQIEEFNKLAEEVSFDSYYNSALKGFTLPVFEGNKKKLKINDRSEVNKGPSFTDSLGSDHVKSHGLARTLINQTYKTMAEQTFQVKFTYKKDFSVEIANLKKNIEIIRSWDDDKLNDFINGEVRKLELQYNFEIQKLQQEINSIDSKEKARIAEKQKELQDLKNKLEKEKNEILAHTKISLIKLQKDELDKLIKKRDDGKEFANESGTMWIMDYQLDNTNSPTTFYFGTNSHVAKAITDNLTRVSITRIKDSVQVGQTLKLNSFDPNFETFTFEINDQNRNSVSAIFHATDFIDKKPADYLVKQQAEKYKDAGFFADFAVVEFDFNSLLNNSHFTAFSARKEIDQYKTLDAKKLSAIITNNYATKGNYIKFKSDSYLTDYEKVDRPILVKDRNDKEKLNKLENIYVLGYPTSESDYYLRQHLDDDQISEKKNDFSLWTNSDSKYFDSVSKQEGSSGRYSEEELSRGNFLSYQIGYRSFTNKPGLTDAFLAAHRVGNELYTLTLDGKTKQYFNFGLELMPRFYSPAGGASGSSVRNKNNELIAVYHASNGSAKTGLATMFRSPGYNYKGLFGEYNLPEYDLIYGSGQNQINSYRHALEKKFKDSNIKTKLFENGFSINNIPDNFKFDKKTN